From Streptomyces sp. NBC_01754, a single genomic window includes:
- a CDS encoding 1,4-dihydroxy-6-naphthoate synthase, whose product MTDSTDSAPRTLTDAAEGIPPRLRIAFSPCPNDTFVFDAWAHGRVPGAPAPDVTFADIDLTNGMAERGELDVLKVSYAVLPYVLDTYALLPCGGALGRGCGPLVLTREPGADLAGKTVAVPSERSTAYLLFRLWAAEVVPGGVGEIVVMPFDQIMPAVRDGRVDAGLVIHEARFTYQEYGLHSLADMGEHWESTTGLPIPLGAIIAKRSLGEETLRRLTDTIRTSVRMAWDDPERSRPYVLEHAQEMDPAVADQHIGLYVNEFTADLGESGYAAIRGLLTRAAAEGLVPALGPDALSLPAG is encoded by the coding sequence ATGACCGACTCGACCGACTCCGCACCCCGCACCCTGACTGACGCGGCCGAAGGCATACCGCCGCGGCTGCGGATCGCCTTCTCGCCGTGCCCGAACGACACCTTCGTCTTCGACGCCTGGGCGCACGGACGGGTCCCCGGCGCGCCCGCCCCCGACGTGACCTTCGCCGACATCGACCTCACCAACGGCATGGCCGAGCGCGGCGAGCTCGACGTGCTGAAGGTCTCCTACGCCGTACTGCCCTACGTCCTCGACACGTACGCGCTGCTGCCCTGCGGCGGGGCACTGGGCCGGGGCTGCGGGCCGCTCGTCCTCACCCGGGAGCCGGGCGCGGACCTGGCGGGGAAGACCGTGGCGGTACCGAGCGAGCGCTCCACCGCGTATCTGCTGTTCCGGCTCTGGGCGGCCGAGGTGGTGCCCGGCGGCGTGGGCGAGATCGTCGTCATGCCGTTCGACCAGATCATGCCCGCGGTGCGCGACGGCCGGGTGGACGCGGGCCTGGTGATCCACGAGGCCCGCTTCACCTACCAGGAGTACGGCCTGCACAGCCTCGCGGACATGGGCGAGCACTGGGAGTCGACCACCGGGCTACCCATCCCGCTCGGCGCGATCATCGCCAAGCGGTCCCTGGGCGAGGAGACCCTGCGGCGGCTGACGGACACCATCCGCACCTCGGTGCGGATGGCCTGGGACGACCCGGAGCGCTCACGCCCCTACGTCCTGGAGCACGCCCAGGAGATGGACCCGGCCGTGGCCGACCAGCACATCGGGCTGTACGTCAACGAGTTCACCGCCGACCTCGGCGAGAGCGGCTACGCGGCGATCCGCGGCCTGCTGACGCGGGCGGCCGCCGAAGGGCTCGTACCGGCGCTCGGCCCGGACGCCCTGTCGCTCCCCGCCGGCTGA
- a CDS encoding futalosine hydrolase: MRVLVVTAVPAERDAVTRAVGEPPRISGVPGAEIHRAGPFDVVAGGAGPAAAAAATAFALAASPYGLVVSAGIGGGFAPAAPVGSLVVASGIVAADLGAETPDGFVPVTALGFGRDLFVPPARLVREVAEATGAVRGRVLTVSTVTGSAARTAALLAAHPGAVAEAMEGFGVAEAAGLLGLPVLELRAVSNTVGPRDRDAWRIGEALAALTEAFGKLAPVVEGWTHDRLDRLRTPHPD; this comes from the coding sequence GTGCGGGTGCTGGTCGTGACCGCCGTACCGGCCGAACGGGACGCGGTGACGCGTGCCGTCGGGGAGCCGCCTCGGATCAGCGGGGTGCCGGGTGCCGAGATCCACCGGGCGGGCCCCTTCGACGTCGTCGCGGGCGGCGCCGGGCCGGCCGCCGCGGCTGCCGCCACCGCGTTCGCCCTGGCCGCGTCCCCGTACGGTCTCGTCGTCTCCGCCGGTATCGGGGGCGGTTTCGCTCCCGCCGCGCCCGTCGGCTCCCTCGTCGTGGCGAGCGGCATCGTCGCCGCCGACCTCGGCGCCGAGACCCCGGACGGTTTCGTGCCCGTCACCGCTCTCGGCTTCGGCAGGGACCTGTTCGTGCCGCCCGCCCGCCTCGTGCGGGAGGTGGCCGAGGCCACCGGGGCCGTGCGGGGACGGGTACTCACCGTCTCGACCGTGACCGGCAGCGCCGCCCGCACCGCCGCGCTGCTGGCCGCCCATCCCGGAGCCGTCGCCGAGGCCATGGAGGGCTTCGGCGTCGCCGAGGCCGCCGGACTGCTCGGCCTGCCGGTGCTGGAGCTCCGGGCCGTCTCGAACACCGTGGGGCCCCGCGACCGGGACGCGTGGCGCATCGGCGAAGCGCTGGCGGCGCTCACCGAGGCGTTCGGGAAGCTCGCCCCCGTAGTGGAAGGCTGGACCCATGACCGACTCGACCGACTCCGCACCCCGCACCCTGACTGA
- a CDS encoding DUF2771 domain-containing protein, protein MTVAFFSGKGRRIGVALGAVSAGLLVLTACDKPTPLATVTVGDNSVNTEAACYDNGKALKESEIEGCLNKKADKTVEVSMDDKVRFGVDPEIADHGWTLFINGQRAEQEPYKKSYRSIPGSAFFASQTGETTADETQVSIVETQGQKFTGVWHFLLKRTS, encoded by the coding sequence ATGACCGTTGCGTTCTTCTCCGGTAAGGGCCGTCGAATCGGCGTCGCTCTCGGTGCCGTGTCCGCGGGACTCCTTGTCCTGACCGCCTGCGACAAGCCGACGCCGCTCGCCACCGTGACGGTCGGCGACAACTCGGTGAACACCGAGGCCGCCTGCTACGACAACGGCAAGGCGCTCAAGGAGTCCGAGATCGAGGGCTGCCTCAACAAGAAGGCGGACAAGACCGTCGAGGTCTCCATGGACGACAAGGTCCGCTTCGGCGTCGACCCCGAGATCGCCGACCACGGCTGGACCCTGTTCATCAACGGCCAGCGGGCCGAGCAGGAGCCGTACAAGAAGAGCTACCGGTCGATCCCGGGCAGTGCCTTCTTCGCCAGCCAGACCGGCGAGACCACCGCGGACGAGACGCAGGTGAGCATCGTCGAGACCCAGGGCCAGAAGTTCACGGGCGTCTGGCACTTCCTGCTCAAGAGGACCTCCTGA